A genome region from Acidobacteriota bacterium includes the following:
- a CDS encoding type II toxin-antitoxin system HicB family antitoxin, with protein sequence MFRFLYSVNLVPEPVGGFVVTFPDFPEAITQGENVSDSLKQAADCLEEAVAGRIRRGQTIPIPGPIAESGFSVSLSALFSAKAALYLKMKSDHVSSSDGI encoded by the coding sequence ATGTTTCGTTTTCTGTATTCCGTCAATTTAGTTCCTGAACCTGTAGGTGGATTTGTAGTGACATTTCCAGATTTTCCCGAAGCCATCACCCAGGGTGAAAATGTTTCCGATTCATTGAAACAAGCGGCGGATTGTCTTGAAGAAGCCGTTGCAGGCCGGATCCGCCGTGGACAAACGATCCCCATTCCGGGTCCAATCGCCGAAAGTGGGTTTTCAGTCTCGCTTTCCGCTTTGTTTTCAGCCAAAGCGGCGCTCTATTTAAAAATGAAATCAGACCATGTGAGTTCAAGCGATGGAATTTAG